From a single Nicotiana tomentosiformis chromosome 2, ASM39032v3, whole genome shotgun sequence genomic region:
- the LOC104109442 gene encoding LOW QUALITY PROTEIN: elongation factor 1-alpha (The sequence of the model RefSeq protein was modified relative to this genomic sequence to represent the inferred CDS: deleted 2 bases in 2 codons) translates to MGKEKVHINIVVIGHVDSGKSTTTGHLIYKLGGIDKRVIERFEKEAAEMNKRSFKYAWVLDKLKAERERGITIDIALWKFETTRYYCTVIDAPGHRDFIKNMITGTSQADCAVLIIDSTTGGFEAGISKDGQTREHALLAFTLGVKQMICCCNKMDATTPKYSKARYDEIVKEVSSYLKKVGYNPDKIPFVPISGFEGDNMIERSTNLDWYKGPTLLEALDQINEPKRPTDKPLRLPLQDVYKIGGIGTVPVGRVETGVLKPGMLVTFGPTGLTTEVKSVEMHHEALQEALPGDNVGFNVKNVAVKDLKRGYVASNSKDDPAKGAASFTSQVIIMNHPGQIGNGYAPVLDCHTSHIAVKFAEILTKIDRRSGKELEKEPKFLKNGDAGMVKMIPTKPMVVETFAEYPPLGRFAVRDMRQTVAVGVIKNVDKKDPTGAKVLVLCLVCQVAVLRTGYLTGGGELDFESVFIVLRRCLGFPGSSGFLLFLLPKVLNLSFLKFSTLCFL, encoded by the exons ATGGGTAAAGAGAAGGTTCACATCAACATTGTGGTCATTGGCCATGTCGACTCTGGGAAGTCGACCACCACTGGTCACTTGATCTACAAGCTTGGTGGTATTGACAAGCGTGTCATTGAGAGGTTTGAGAAGGAAGCTGCTGAGATGAACAAGAGGTCATTCAAGTATGCCTGGGTGCTTGACAAACTTAAGGCTGAACGTGAGCGTGGTATCACCATTGATATTGCCTTGTGGAAGTTCGAGACCACTAGATATTACTGCACTGTGATTGATGCCCCTGGTCACAGGGACTTTATCAAGAACATGATCACTGGTACCTCCCAGGCTGACTGTGCTGTACTGATTATTGACTCCACCACTGGTGGTTTTGAAGCCGGTATTTCCAAGGATGGCCAGACCCGTGAGCATGCATTGCTTGCTTTCACCCTTGGTGTTAAGCAAATGATTTGCTGTTGTAACAAG ATGGATGCTACCACCCCCAAGTACTCCAAGGCTAGGTATGATGAAATCGTGAAGGAAGTTTCTTCCTACCTCAAGAAGGTTGGTTACAACCCTGACAAGATTCCCTTTGTCCCCATCTCTGGTTTTGAGGGGGACAATATGATTGAGAGGTCTACCAACCTTGACTGGTACAAGGGGCCAACCCTCCTTGAGGCTCTTGACCAGATTAATGAGCCCAAGAGGCCCACAGACAAACCCCTACGTCTTCCACTTCAGGACGTTTACAAGATTGGTGGTATTGGTACCGTCCCTGTTGGTCGTGTTGAAACAGGTGTCCTCAAGCCTGGTATGCTTGTGACCTTTGGGCCTACTGGTCTGACAACTGAAGTCAAGTCTGTAGAGATGCACCACGAAGCTCTCCAGGAGGCACTCCCTGGTGACAATGTTGGGTTCAATGTTAAGAATGTTGCTGTTAAGGATCTCAAGCGTGGTTATGTTGCCTCAAACTCCAAGGATGACCCAGCCAAGGGGGCTGCCAGTTTCACCTCCCAGGTCATCATCATGAACCATCCTGGTCAGATTGGAAATGGATATGCACCAGTTCTCGACTGCCACACTTCCCACATTGCTGTCAAGTTCGCTGAGATCTTGACCAAGATTGACAGACGTTCTGGTAAGGAACTTGAGAAGGAGCCTAAGTTCTTGAAGAATGGTGATGCTGGTATGGTTAAGATGATTCCGACCAAGCCTATGGTTGTTGAGACCTTCGCTGAGTACCCACCATTGGGTCGTTTTGCTGTGAGGGACATGCGTCAGACTGTTGCTGTTGGTGTCATCAAGAATGTTGACAAGAAGGACCCAACTGGTGCCAAG GTTCTGGTTCTCTGCCTTGTATGTCAGGTAGCCGTTCTCAGAACTGGGTACTTGACAGGCGGTGGTGAGCTTGAC TTTGAGTCTGTCTTCATTGTGTTGAGGAGGTGCCTTGGTTTTCCA GGCAGCTCAGGTTTTTTGCTATTTTTGTTGCCTAAAGTACTTAATTTGAGCTTTTTAAAATTTTCTACTCTTTGCTTTCTGTGA